The Roseibaca calidilacus genome has a window encoding:
- a CDS encoding inorganic phosphate transporter, with the protein MAEQFEKSWQTLNKDLDRISALEQATAYTARPLVAAGGALAFMALAGIMAAALIGFDPIGLIVVAAAIFGAYMALNIGANDVANNMGPAVGARALTIGTALIIAAICETAGALIAGGDVVGTVSLGIISPTAVAETQTFIWAMMAALLGGALWVNLATWVGAPVSTTHSIVGGVMGAGIAAAGFGAVNWVMMGQIAASWVISPLLGGLFAAAFLAVIKSRIIYRPDKIAAARYWVPILIGIMAGCFTTYLALKGFSKIYTVSFQNALLAGLAVGLGMTFAMRPVIRRQSEGMENRKKSLKVLFNIPLIFSAALLSFAHGANDVANAVGPVAAIVHAVQDGGASDSVGIPFWVMLIGAVGLSVGLLLFGPKLINIVGSEITRLNAMRAYCVALAAAITVIFASWLGLPVSSTHIAIGAVFGVGFFREWYHERVLKVVQVDLTSPPELRTRKKVVRRGHFVTILAAWVVTVPLAAALSAALFYAMQFITL; encoded by the coding sequence GTGGCGGAACAGTTCGAGAAATCCTGGCAAACCCTCAACAAGGACCTTGATCGGATTTCCGCACTGGAGCAGGCCACGGCCTACACTGCGCGCCCGCTTGTCGCCGCAGGCGGGGCGCTGGCCTTCATGGCGCTTGCCGGGATCATGGCCGCCGCGCTGATCGGGTTTGACCCGATTGGGCTGATCGTGGTCGCTGCCGCGATTTTCGGGGCCTATATGGCGCTGAATATCGGTGCGAATGACGTGGCCAACAATATGGGCCCGGCAGTGGGTGCGCGCGCCCTGACCATTGGCACAGCGCTGATTATCGCCGCCATCTGCGAAACTGCCGGGGCGCTGATCGCCGGGGGCGATGTGGTCGGCACAGTGTCGCTTGGCATCATCTCGCCCACGGCGGTGGCCGAGACCCAGACCTTTATCTGGGCGATGATGGCTGCGCTGCTGGGCGGGGCGCTTTGGGTCAATCTGGCCACCTGGGTCGGCGCGCCGGTGTCAACGACGCATTCCATTGTCGGCGGGGTTATGGGGGCAGGCATTGCCGCCGCCGGGTTCGGCGCCGTCAACTGGGTGATGATGGGACAGATCGCGGCAAGCTGGGTCATCTCTCCGCTGCTGGGCGGCTTGTTTGCCGCAGCGTTTCTGGCTGTCATAAAATCGCGGATCATCTACCGCCCCGACAAGATTGCGGCCGCGCGCTACTGGGTGCCCATTCTGATTGGCATCATGGCCGGATGTTTCACGACCTATCTGGCGTTGAAAGGGTTCAGCAAGATTTACACGGTCAGCTTTCAGAATGCACTTCTGGCCGGGCTGGCGGTCGGGCTGGGAATGACCTTCGCCATGCGCCCCGTGATCCGCCGTCAAAGCGAGGGGATGGAAAACCGCAAGAAATCTCTTAAGGTCTTGTTCAACATCCCGCTTATTTTTTCGGCAGCGTTGTTATCCTTCGCGCATGGTGCCAATGACGTGGCCAATGCCGTTGGCCCGGTCGCCGCGATTGTCCATGCCGTGCAGGATGGGGGCGCGTCAGACAGCGTTGGCATTCCGTTTTGGGTCATGCTGATCGGCGCGGTCGGCTTGTCCGTGGGGCTGCTTCTGTTTGGCCCAAAGCTCATCAATATTGTCGGCAGCGAGATTACACGCCTGAACGCCATGCGCGCCTATTGCGTTGCGTTGGCAGCCGCGATCACGGTGATTTTCGCGTCATGGCTTGGCTTGCCTGTCAGCTCTACCCATATCGCCATCGGAGCGGTTTTCGGGGTCGGCTTTTTCCGCGAGTGGTATCACGAGCGCGTGCTGAAGGTAGTGCAGGTTGACCTAACCTCGCCGCCCGAGTTGCGCACACGCAAGAAAGTGGTGCGGCGCGGCCATTTCGTGACCATCCTTGCCGCTTGGGTCGTCACCGTTCCATTGGCTGCGGCATTGTCGGCAGCTCTGTTCTACGCAATGCAATTCATAACGCTGTGA
- the fabA gene encoding bifunctional 3-hydroxydecanoyl-ACP dehydratase/trans-2-decenoyl-ACP isomerase has translation MSQFPTSFDKEGLLACARGELFGPGNAQLPAPPMLMMDRITDISADGGLHGKGHVVAEFDITPDLWFFDCHFPGNPIMPGCLGLDGLWQLTGFNLGWRGWQGRGYALGVGEVKLTGMVRPDRKMLTYKVDFTKAIQTRRLTMGVADGVVEADGEVIYQVKDMKVALSEG, from the coding sequence ATGTCCCAGTTCCCGACCTCGTTTGACAAAGAGGGCCTGCTGGCCTGCGCCCGTGGCGAACTGTTCGGCCCCGGCAACGCACAGCTGCCCGCACCGCCCATGCTGATGATGGATCGGATCACCGATATCTCGGCTGATGGCGGCTTGCATGGCAAAGGGCATGTGGTCGCAGAGTTCGACATCACGCCCGATCTGTGGTTTTTCGACTGCCATTTTCCGGGCAACCCTATTATGCCCGGCTGCCTTGGGCTGGATGGGCTGTGGCAATTGACCGGTTTCAACCTTGGCTGGCGTGGCTGGCAAGGGCGCGGCTATGCGCTTGGCGTCGGAGAGGTGAAACTGACCGGCATGGTCCGCCCCGACCGCAAGATGCTGACCTACAAGGTCGACTTCACCAAGGCGATCCAGACACGGCGCCTGACAATGGGCGTGGCCGACGGCGTGGTCGAAGCCGACGGCGAGGTGATCTATCAAGTGAAAGACATGAAAGTGGCCCTGTCAGAGGGCTGA
- the mscL gene encoding large conductance mechanosensitive channel protein MscL has protein sequence MLNEFKAFIARGNVMDMAVGIIIGAAFTAIVTSLVDDLVNPLIGLVIGGVDFSAISFGLGDAQFMVGNFINAVIKFLIIAWVVFLLVKGVNRVANLAKAEEAPVEDAPKGPTSEELLAEIRDALKAR, from the coding sequence ATGCTTAACGAGTTCAAAGCGTTCATCGCGCGCGGCAATGTCATGGATATGGCCGTCGGCATCATTATCGGCGCGGCGTTTACCGCTATCGTCACCTCTTTGGTGGACGATCTGGTCAACCCGCTGATCGGGCTGGTTATCGGCGGGGTCGATTTCAGCGCCATCAGCTTCGGGCTAGGCGATGCGCAATTTATGGTCGGCAATTTCATCAATGCGGTCATCAAATTTCTGATCATCGCATGGGTCGTGTTCCTGCTGGTCAAAGGCGTGAACCGTGTCGCCAATTTGGCCAAGGCGGAAGAAGCGCCGGTCGAAGACGCGCCAAAAGGCCCGACCAGCGAAGAGCTGCTGGCAGAAATCCGCGACGCGCTGAAAGCCCGCTAA
- the irr gene encoding Fur family transcriptional regulator Irr: MDTNFADITDAALQKGAHWLSRAQVRPTRQRLSLASLLVGDGCDRHVTAEGLFMAAKERGESVSLATVYNTLRAFCEAGLMNEITVDGQKSYFDTCTDDHPHFFWEDTQDLSDAPASELEIARLPAAPEGAEIARVDVIIRVRRS, from the coding sequence ATGGATACAAATTTCGCAGATATCACCGACGCTGCCCTGCAAAAGGGTGCTCACTGGTTGTCCCGCGCGCAGGTGCGGCCGACGCGCCAACGCTTGTCCTTGGCAAGCTTGCTTGTGGGCGATGGCTGCGACCGCCATGTGACCGCCGAAGGCTTGTTCATGGCCGCGAAAGAACGGGGCGAAAGCGTATCTTTGGCAACGGTTTACAACACGTTGCGGGCTTTCTGCGAAGCAGGCCTTATGAACGAGATCACGGTGGATGGTCAGAAATCCTATTTCGACACCTGCACCGACGATCACCCGCATTTCTTCTGGGAAGATACGCAGGATCTGAGCGACGCGCCTGCGTCCGAATTGGAAATCGCCCGCCTGCCCGCCGCGCCCGAAGGCGCAGAGATTGCGCGCGTGGACGTAATTATCCGGGTGCGCCGCAGCTAA
- a CDS encoding NUDIX hydrolase, with translation MKAASRPRDILANALEFVRPSFVQVAAMCVRQGKDGPEVLLIQTLTRKLWMVPKGWPMDGLSLSDAAAQEAWEEAGVRGPIAQTPLGAFSYTKIKSSGLPVQCRAQVFRLDVTHQSDDYPEAKKRVRRWVRPEKAAEMVQNAQLARLLASL, from the coding sequence ATGAAAGCGGCATCTCGGCCCCGTGATATTTTGGCAAATGCGCTTGAATTTGTGCGCCCGTCCTTCGTGCAGGTCGCCGCCATGTGCGTGCGTCAAGGTAAGGATGGCCCGGAGGTGCTTCTGATCCAGACGCTGACCCGCAAATTATGGATGGTCCCGAAAGGCTGGCCAATGGATGGGCTGTCCTTGTCAGACGCCGCCGCGCAAGAGGCGTGGGAAGAAGCCGGCGTGCGCGGTCCGATTGCACAAACCCCGCTTGGGGCGTTCAGCTACACCAAGATCAAATCAAGCGGCTTGCCGGTGCAATGCCGCGCGCAAGTGTTTCGGTTGGACGTAACCCACCAATCCGACGACTACCCCGAGGCCAAGAAACGCGTGCGCCGATGGGTCCGCCCTGAAAAGGCCGCAGAGATGGTTCAGAACGCGCAACTTGCGCGCTTGCTGGCGTCTTTGTAA
- a CDS encoding TolC family outer membrane protein — protein sequence MIRHLNAICVAAALLAPLPVMAQSLADTFVAAYQNSNILDQNRALLRAADEDVAVAVAQMRPVVNFAAGVQGQRNSRNTSSLELSFNLNAEITLIDFGRGKLAKEASKAQVLATRQALLGLEQEVLFNAVSAFMDVRTATEAVLLQQATVRVITRELSAARERFELGEVTRTDVSLAEARLAAARSQLAASEGDLAAAREGYKLVTGSYPQSLRPAPALPRTAASLEAAQDIARRTHPEILKAQFEVTASDLAAERAAAQHRGSVTGSAGIGQSFSNATNDSVNLSAGISYTRPIYQGGQLRALSRKAIAQRDASRAGLHQTVAQVLQNVALAWANVDVTRARITASRQQVAAAESAFEGTREEARLGARTTLDVLNAENDLLDARTTLLQAEAGLQTATYQLLSSMGLLTVDHLGLGIATYDPEAYYNVVKDAPALSAQGEALDRVLRALNKPQ from the coding sequence ATGATCCGACATTTGAACGCTATTTGTGTTGCGGCCGCGTTGCTTGCACCGCTGCCCGTCATGGCCCAATCGCTTGCCGACACATTCGTCGCGGCCTACCAGAATTCCAACATTCTGGACCAAAACCGCGCTTTGCTGCGCGCCGCCGACGAAGATGTGGCCGTCGCCGTTGCGCAAATGCGCCCGGTGGTCAATTTCGCCGCCGGGGTCCAAGGGCAAAGGAATTCGCGGAACACCAGTTCTTTGGAGCTGTCGTTCAATCTGAATGCCGAGATTACCCTGATCGATTTCGGGCGCGGAAAATTGGCCAAGGAAGCGTCAAAAGCGCAGGTTCTGGCCACGCGGCAGGCCTTGCTTGGCTTGGAACAAGAAGTTCTGTTCAATGCCGTCTCCGCCTTTATGGATGTGCGCACGGCAACTGAAGCCGTGCTGTTGCAGCAGGCCACGGTGCGGGTCATCACCCGTGAACTGAGTGCCGCGCGTGAACGGTTCGAACTGGGCGAAGTGACGCGCACAGACGTGTCCTTGGCCGAAGCACGGCTTGCCGCCGCCCGGTCGCAGCTTGCCGCGTCCGAAGGCGATCTTGCCGCTGCGCGCGAAGGCTACAAGCTGGTGACCGGCAGCTATCCGCAAAGCTTGCGGCCTGCCCCGGCTTTGCCGCGCACGGCGGCATCTTTGGAAGCGGCGCAAGATATCGCGCGGCGCACGCATCCTGAAATTCTGAAAGCGCAGTTCGAAGTAACGGCATCTGATCTGGCGGCCGAACGCGCCGCAGCCCAGCATCGCGGCTCTGTCACCGGGTCTGCCGGGATCGGACAAAGCTTCTCGAACGCGACCAACGATTCGGTCAACCTGAGCGCGGGCATCTCATACACGCGCCCGATTTACCAAGGCGGACAACTGCGGGCCTTGTCGCGCAAGGCCATTGCGCAGCGCGATGCCAGCCGCGCCGGGCTGCACCAGACGGTTGCGCAGGTGTTGCAGAACGTGGCGCTGGCATGGGCTAACGTTGACGTGACCCGCGCACGCATCACCGCCAGCCGCCAACAGGTGGCCGCTGCGGAAAGCGCATTTGAAGGCACCCGCGAGGAAGCCCGCCTTGGCGCGCGCACCACGCTTGATGTTCTGAACGCCGAGAACGACCTGCTCGACGCCCGCACCACCCTGTTGCAGGCAGAGGCCGGTTTGCAAACCGCGACCTATCAGCTGCTGTCCAGCATGGGTTTGCTGACGGTGGACCACTTGGGCTTGGGGATTGCGACCTATGACCCGGAAGCCTATTACAACGTGGTCAAGGACGCGCCCGCTCTCTCTGCTCAGGGAGAGGCGCTGGACCGTGTTCTGCGGGCCTTGAACAAGCCACAGTAA
- the arfB gene encoding alternative ribosome rescue aminoacyl-tRNA hydrolase ArfB, with translation MRINDDITLQDWELTETFTRSQGPGGQNVNKVSSAVELRFEAARSPNLPDPVKARLRRLAGRRWTQDGAVLLRVEETRSQARNREIARDRLAQLILEATKRPKPRIPTRPTLASKRRRLEAKTHRASIKSSRAAPRPD, from the coding sequence ATGCGCATAAATGACGACATCACCCTGCAAGATTGGGAACTGACCGAAACATTCACCCGATCGCAAGGGCCGGGCGGGCAGAATGTGAACAAGGTCTCATCCGCCGTGGAATTGCGGTTCGAAGCCGCGCGCAGCCCCAACCTGCCAGACCCGGTCAAGGCGCGCCTGCGGCGGCTGGCCGGGCGGCGCTGGACACAGGATGGCGCTGTGCTGTTGCGGGTTGAGGAGACGCGCAGTCAGGCCCGCAACAGAGAGATCGCGCGCGACCGTTTGGCCCAACTTATTCTAGAAGCCACGAAACGGCCCAAACCGCGTATTCCCACGCGCCCGACCCTTGCCAGCAAGCGCAGACGGCTAGAGGCAAAGACACACAGGGCCAGCATCAAATCTTCGCGAGCGGCACCGCGACCAGACTGA
- a CDS encoding RrF2 family transcriptional regulator: MRLTTRTNLALRVLMTCGINHGEKLRTADIAERCNASVHHLLQVVHTLQEHEFIETLRGRSGGLKLARDSDAISIGEVFRIFESGTPFAECFAPDSNTCPLVGSCRLRNYIQRALDAFYHELDLITLQDLVRGNCGLRELLAMAPDPSQSCKGQMA, translated from the coding sequence ATGCGCCTGACCACCAGAACAAACCTGGCCCTGCGGGTCTTGATGACCTGCGGGATCAATCACGGCGAAAAGCTGCGCACCGCGGATATTGCGGAACGCTGCAACGCGTCGGTTCATCATCTGTTGCAGGTGGTGCATACTTTGCAAGAACACGAGTTCATCGAAACGCTGCGCGGGCGCAGCGGCGGGCTGAAGCTGGCGCGTGACAGCGACGCGATTTCGATCGGTGAAGTGTTTCGCATTTTCGAATCCGGCACACCCTTCGCCGAGTGTTTCGCGCCCGACAGCAATACCTGCCCGCTGGTCGGCTCTTGCCGGTTGCGCAACTATATCCAGCGCGCACTGGACGCCTTCTATCACGAGTTGGACCTGATTACCCTGCAAGACTTGGTGCGCGGCAATTGCGGCTTGCGCGAGTTGCTTGCCATGGCGCCCGATCCGTCGCAAAGCTGCAAAGGGCAGATGGCGTAA
- a CDS encoding FAD-dependent oxidoreductase yields MVPLRAMFGNRFPAPVAAQITRWGQNPLSLGSYSFNAVGTGPQTRRALGGADWDGALWFAGEATEPGFFGTAHGAYLSGQSVAKAILQQ; encoded by the coding sequence ATGGTGCCACTGCGCGCCATGTTCGGCAACCGCTTTCCCGCGCCCGTTGCGGCACAGATCACCCGCTGGGGGCAAAACCCGCTTAGCCTTGGCAGCTACAGTTTCAACGCGGTGGGCACAGGTCCACAAACCCGCCGCGCGCTTGGCGGTGCGGATTGGGACGGCGCGCTGTGGTTCGCAGGCGAAGCGACAGAGCCCGGTTTTTTCGGCACCGCCCACGGGGCCTACCTGTCGGGTCAGAGCGTGGCCAAGGCCATCTTGCAGCAATGA
- a CDS encoding protein-L-isoaspartate O-methyltransferase family protein: MPDFTARRTMMVDTQVRPSDVTKFPIIDAMLRIPREVFTPARLVEAAYMGNNIDLGEGRVLLEPRTFAKMLDALEVGDRDLVLDIGCGTGYSAAVLAQIAQGVVAVEENASLAADAQTALSATGCDTVVLHTGPLVAGAPDYAPYDAMILQGGAEQFPDTLAQQLRDGGRVACLFVEGTLGVVRVGVKQQGRIAWRDEFNAGAPVLPGFERERAFSL, encoded by the coding sequence ATGCCGGATTTCACCGCCCGTCGCACCATGATGGTGGATACGCAAGTGCGCCCCTCGGATGTGACGAAGTTCCCGATCATTGACGCGATGCTGCGTATCCCGCGCGAAGTGTTCACGCCCGCGCGTCTGGTCGAGGCAGCCTATATGGGCAACAACATTGATCTGGGTGAAGGCCGCGTTCTGCTGGAGCCTCGGACATTCGCCAAGATGTTGGACGCGCTGGAAGTTGGCGATCGTGACCTTGTGCTCGATATTGGTTGCGGCACCGGGTATTCGGCGGCCGTTCTGGCGCAGATCGCGCAAGGTGTTGTGGCGGTTGAAGAAAATGCGTCCCTTGCCGCAGACGCGCAAACCGCGCTCAGCGCGACGGGCTGCGACACCGTTGTGCTGCACACCGGGCCGCTGGTTGCCGGTGCGCCGGATTACGCGCCTTATGACGCGATGATCCTGCAAGGCGGGGCAGAGCAGTTCCCCGACACACTGGCCCAGCAACTGCGCGACGGGGGCCGGGTTGCCTGCCTGTTCGTCGAGGGCACGCTGGGTGTTGTCCGGGTCGGCGTGAAGCAACAGGGCCGGATCGCATGGCGCGACGAATTCAATGCCGGTGCCCCCGTGCTTCCCGGTTTCGAACGTGAACGCGCCTTCAGCTTGTAA
- a CDS encoding enoyl-ACP reductase FabI produces the protein MTGLMQGKRGLVMGVANERSIAWGIAQALAAEGAELAFSYQGESFGKRVEPLAASVGSDLLLDVDVCNDASLDAAFAELKDRWGSMDFLVHAIAFSDKAELTGRFRDTSRANFAHSLDISCYSFIDAGRRAAALMPDGGCLLTVTFQGSNKVTPFYNVMGVAKAALESATRYLANDLGPDGIRVNAISPGPMKTLAGAAIGGARKTYRHTEANAPLRTNATLNSVGGAAVFLASDYGAHTTGEIVHVDGGYHIMGLPQVENL, from the coding sequence ATGACAGGTCTGATGCAAGGCAAACGCGGCTTGGTGATGGGCGTGGCCAATGAACGCTCAATCGCTTGGGGAATCGCACAAGCCTTGGCCGCCGAGGGGGCAGAACTGGCCTTCAGCTATCAGGGCGAATCGTTCGGAAAACGGGTGGAACCCTTGGCCGCAAGCGTCGGGTCCGATCTGCTGCTGGATGTCGATGTCTGCAACGACGCCTCTTTGGATGCGGCCTTTGCCGAGTTGAAAGACCGTTGGGGCAGCATGGATTTTCTGGTCCATGCCATTGCCTTTTCGGACAAGGCCGAACTGACCGGTCGCTTTCGCGACACCAGCCGTGCAAACTTCGCCCACTCGCTGGATATTAGTTGTTACAGCTTTATAGACGCGGGCCGCCGCGCGGCGGCGCTTATGCCAGATGGTGGCTGCCTGCTGACCGTGACCTTTCAGGGGTCAAACAAAGTCACCCCGTTCTACAATGTCATGGGCGTGGCCAAGGCCGCGCTGGAAAGTGCGACGCGCTATCTGGCCAATGACCTTGGGCCAGACGGCATTCGCGTGAACGCGATCAGCCCCGGCCCGATGAAAACGCTGGCAGGCGCAGCGATTGGCGGGGCCCGCAAGACCTACCGCCACACCGAAGCCAACGCCCCCTTGCGCACGAACGCCACGCTGAACAGCGTGGGCGGCGCGGCGGTGTTTCTGGCCAGCGACTATGGCGCGCATACCACGGGCGAGATCGTGCATGTCGATGGCGGCTATCACATCATGGGTTTGCCGCAGGTCGAGAACCTATAA
- a CDS encoding YtoQ family protein — translation MHYSVYLAGEIHTDWRDTLIAASSGLPVSFSTPVTDHAASDDCGVAILGAEPTKFWHDHKGAKLNAIRTRKAIEEADIVVVRFGEKYKQWNAAFDAGYAAALGKSLIVMHGADHQHALKEVDAAALAVVETPEQVAQILRYVTNGTLPG, via the coding sequence ATGCATTATTCCGTTTATCTGGCCGGTGAAATCCACACCGATTGGCGCGACACGCTGATCGCCGCATCTAGCGGGTTGCCAGTTTCGTTCAGCACGCCCGTGACCGACCATGCTGCCTCTGACGATTGCGGCGTGGCCATTTTGGGGGCAGAGCCGACCAAGTTCTGGCACGATCACAAAGGCGCCAAGCTAAACGCCATCCGCACCCGCAAAGCCATAGAGGAAGCGGATATCGTCGTTGTCCGCTTTGGCGAGAAATACAAGCAATGGAATGCCGCTTTCGACGCAGGCTATGCCGCCGCGCTTGGCAAATCGCTGATCGTTATGCACGGCGCTGACCATCAGCACGCGCTAAAAGAAGTGGACGCCGCCGCCCTTGCCGTGGTCGAAACACCCGAACAAGTGGCCCAGATCCTGCGATACGTGACCAACGGCACCCTGCCCGGCTGA
- a CDS encoding queuosine precursor transporter: MTRTYLPGVIAMAAVVVASNILVQFLFGNWLTWGAFTYPLAFLVNDVMNRVYGPQAARRVVWVGFGVGVACSLIGTQIMGEFGPLVTLRIALGSGIAFLTAQLIDVAIFDRLREDKHGGAWWRAPLASTLVGSTLDTALFFSIAFSATLVFLEPGNDVSWAGEYLPLLGFGPELPLWASLAVADWAVKLSLALLALVPFRLIVSKMTQPVA, from the coding sequence ATGACCCGCACTTACCTGCCCGGCGTTATCGCCATGGCGGCCGTTGTCGTCGCCTCGAATATTCTTGTTCAATTCCTGTTCGGAAACTGGCTGACATGGGGGGCCTTTACCTACCCGCTGGCCTTTCTGGTCAATGACGTGATGAACCGCGTCTACGGCCCTCAAGCCGCGCGCCGCGTGGTCTGGGTGGGTTTTGGCGTGGGCGTGGCCTGCTCGCTGATCGGCACACAGATCATGGGCGAATTCGGCCCGCTGGTAACATTGCGCATTGCGCTGGGATCGGGCATCGCTTTCCTGACCGCGCAACTGATCGACGTGGCCATTTTCGACCGTCTGCGCGAAGACAAGCACGGGGGCGCATGGTGGCGCGCGCCGCTGGCCTCTACGCTTGTCGGCTCCACGCTGGATACTGCCTTATTTTTCAGCATCGCGTTTTCTGCCACTCTTGTGTTTCTGGAACCCGGCAATGACGTGTCATGGGCCGGTGAATATCTGCCGCTGCTGGGTTTTGGCCCGGAACTGCCGCTGTGGGCGTCGCTGGCGGTGGCTGACTGGGCCGTCAAACTGTCGCTGGCGCTGCTTGCGCTGGTGCCCTTCCGCCTGATCGTTTCGAAAATGACGCAACCTGTCGCATAA
- the fabB gene encoding beta-ketoacyl-ACP synthase I, with translation MRRVVITGLGVISPIGNNAEEVSDSLRKGRSGIVFAPEYAEHGFRSQVKGEPKIVLEDHIDKRNLRFMGPGAAYNFLSMEQAIADAGLEESDISNPRTGLVTGSGGPSTSNLFQAHKIVVEKGSPKRMGPFMVTRCMSSTNSACLATPFKIKGVNYSITSACSTSAHCIGNAAELIQMGKQDIVFAGGGEELDWTLSCLFDAMGAMSSKYNDTPESAARAFDATRDGFVIGGGGGMLVLEELEHAKARGAKIYAEVTGYGATSDGHDMVAPSGEGGERSMRLALGTLPEGRRVSYINAHGTSTPAGDVTEVEAIRRIWGEGNVPPISSTKSLTGHSLGATGVHEAIYSLLMMQGNFITASANVTELDPAIRPGEIATSLVENVELDSVLSNSFGFGGTNATLLFSAYRD, from the coding sequence ATGCGTCGCGTGGTCATTACAGGTCTGGGTGTCATTTCACCCATTGGAAACAACGCCGAAGAAGTGTCGGACAGCCTGCGCAAGGGACGGTCGGGCATTGTCTTTGCCCCGGAATACGCCGAGCACGGCTTTCGCAGCCAGGTCAAGGGCGAACCCAAGATCGTGCTGGAAGACCATATCGACAAGCGCAACCTGCGCTTCATGGGGCCGGGCGCGGCTTATAATTTCTTGTCCATGGAGCAGGCGATTGCCGATGCCGGGCTGGAAGAAAGCGATATTTCCAACCCGCGCACCGGGCTTGTGACCGGGTCGGGCGGGCCGTCCACCTCGAACCTGTTTCAGGCGCATAAGATCGTGGTCGAAAAGGGCAGCCCCAAGCGCATGGGGCCTTTCATGGTCACGCGCTGCATGTCGTCCACCAATTCGGCCTGTCTGGCAACGCCCTTCAAGATCAAGGGCGTGAATTATTCGATCACCTCGGCCTGTTCGACATCTGCGCATTGCATCGGCAATGCCGCCGAACTGATCCAGATGGGCAAGCAGGATATCGTCTTTGCCGGCGGGGGCGAGGAACTGGACTGGACCCTGTCCTGCCTGTTCGACGCGATGGGCGCGATGTCGTCGAAATACAACGACACACCAGAAAGCGCCGCCCGCGCCTTCGATGCCACCCGCGACGGGTTTGTCATTGGCGGCGGTGGCGGCATGCTGGTGTTGGAAGAACTGGAACACGCGAAAGCCCGCGGTGCCAAGATTTATGCAGAGGTGACGGGCTACGGCGCCACATCCGACGGGCATGACATGGTCGCACCATCGGGCGAGGGTGGCGAGCGGTCGATGCGGCTGGCCTTGGGCACCCTGCCCGAAGGGCGCCGCGTCAGCTATATCAACGCGCATGGCACCTCTACACCTGCGGGCGACGTGACAGAGGTCGAGGCCATTCGCCGCATCTGGGGCGAAGGCAATGTGCCGCCGATATCTTCGACCAAATCGCTGACTGGGCATTCTTTGGGCGCGACCGGCGTGCATGAAGCGATCTATTCGCTTCTGATGATGCAGGGCAATTTCATCACCGCCAGCGCCAATGTGACAGAGTTGGACCCCGCGATCCGGCCCGGCGAAATCGCCACTTCACTGGTCGAGAATGTCGAGCTGGATTCGGTTCTGTCCAACAGCTTCGGCTTTGGCGGAACCAACGCAACGCTGCTGTTCAGCGCCTATCGCGACTGA
- a CDS encoding fluoride efflux transporter FluC: MEPDFGSVLAVLTGGALGGLGRAWLCARLTGARGVAAVNVTGSFAMGLLVAHAAPGSLVWLFAVTGILGAYTTVSSFALNTVQMWQSGAYLWAGINMAGSIVLSVGAVALGFWLGAV, from the coding sequence ATGGAGCCGGATTTTGGGTCAGTTTTGGCCGTTCTTACGGGTGGTGCCTTGGGCGGGCTTGGCCGGGCTTGGCTTTGTGCGCGGCTGACCGGGGCGCGCGGTGTTGCGGCGGTAAATGTGACCGGCAGTTTTGCGATGGGTCTATTGGTGGCCCATGCAGCGCCGGGCAGTCTGGTGTGGCTGTTTGCCGTTACGGGAATTCTGGGTGCCTACACAACGGTGTCGAGTTTCGCATTGAACACCGTGCAGATGTGGCAATCGGGTGCCTATCTTTGGGCCGGGATCAATATGGCCGGGTCTATCGTGCTTTCGGTGGGGGCTGTGGCGCTGGGCTTTTGGTTGGGCGCGGTATGA
- a CDS encoding fluoride efflux transporter FluC — translation MSLWVALGAALGAGARAGLWWVLPLYGTLCANFIGSVLIGLLAPMPLSGRARAFGMTGFCGGFTTFSLFGYETLGFLQTGQFISAASYIAATLALSLGGVALGLSVGKRL, via the coding sequence ATGAGCCTGTGGGTCGCCCTTGGTGCCGCGCTTGGCGCGGGCGCGCGGGCAGGGCTGTGGTGGGTCTTGCCGCTCTACGGCACGCTCTGCGCCAATTTCATTGGATCGGTGCTGATCGGGCTACTTGCGCCCATGCCCTTGTCGGGCCGCGCGCGGGCCTTTGGCATGACCGGATTTTGCGGTGGTTTTACAACGTTTTCGCTTTTTGGGTATGAAACGCTCGGCTTTTTACAGACGGGTCAGTTCATATCCGCCGCGAGCTACATTGCGGCAACGCTGGCCCTGTCGTTGGGCGGGGTCGCGTTGGGCCTGTCTGTTGGCAAGCGGCTTTAA